From Candidatus Pedobacter colombiensis, one genomic window encodes:
- a CDS encoding TlpA disulfide reductase family protein, translating to MRIIKKIHKQVILLFCGVLFAFQGFATAGIVTGIKGSFKGLEGTKLVIYNRESPRTIKGSDAVTSNGLFNFSLNLDMAGFYVISSNSEPLNKLEMYLKPGDQLTINLLNGQFTFSGKGSLLNQFLYENSKDNPYQQAGNITLAQTYINRVNAINISTNVEVIRNKALLLGNEQGLYLDQVFGPIIESKYHGSSNDILVADMNDLNISLVPEMMVYPNWWQTLTELMYARMNAGQLKIKNINTWVADFGNAIENQKLREAFMLVLLDNSVNMGDFRNIQAEMNAALPLIKNPGNMAKVTAMKAKEERNMKIFEYAPAKTDMSAFTFQDLKGKQVSIADFKGKLIYVDIWNTGCKPCIAEMPFLNKLEHEMDGKDIVFLSISCDYSIDLWKKSLQKRNVGSDHHLIMDSKKDTFFDKIGKSGIPRFVILDQEGKVLDNNACKRPSNPLLKIYLTELITNLNK from the coding sequence ATGCGCATCATAAAAAAAATACATAAACAAGTAATTCTGCTCTTTTGCGGGGTGTTGTTCGCTTTTCAAGGATTTGCTACAGCCGGTATAGTAACTGGGATAAAGGGTAGTTTTAAAGGATTGGAAGGGACAAAACTGGTCATATACAATCGCGAATCGCCTCGTACCATTAAAGGTTCGGATGCTGTTACTTCGAATGGACTGTTTAATTTCTCTCTTAACCTGGATATGGCTGGGTTTTATGTGATCTCCAGTAATTCAGAGCCGTTGAATAAGCTGGAAATGTACCTTAAACCGGGTGATCAGCTTACCATAAATTTGCTGAATGGTCAATTTACATTTAGTGGTAAGGGGAGCTTGTTGAATCAGTTTTTATACGAGAACAGCAAAGATAATCCTTATCAACAAGCTGGCAATATTACGCTTGCTCAAACCTATATCAACCGGGTAAATGCGATTAATATATCAACCAATGTAGAGGTAATTCGCAATAAGGCACTTTTATTAGGCAACGAACAAGGCTTGTACCTCGATCAGGTATTTGGACCAATTATCGAATCAAAATATCATGGAAGTAGCAATGATATTTTAGTAGCCGATATGAATGATTTGAATATCAGTTTAGTTCCGGAAATGATGGTTTATCCAAATTGGTGGCAAACACTTACTGAATTGATGTATGCTAGAATGAATGCCGGGCAATTGAAGATTAAAAATATCAATACCTGGGTTGCAGATTTCGGCAATGCAATTGAAAATCAAAAATTACGTGAAGCCTTTATGTTGGTTTTGCTTGATAATTCTGTTAACATGGGTGATTTTAGAAATATTCAAGCCGAGATGAACGCGGCCCTGCCCTTGATTAAAAATCCGGGAAATATGGCTAAAGTTACTGCGATGAAAGCCAAGGAGGAGAGAAATATGAAGATATTTGAATATGCACCGGCTAAAACAGATATGAGTGCATTTACTTTTCAGGATTTGAAGGGTAAACAAGTATCTATTGCTGATTTTAAAGGCAAATTAATATATGTCGACATTTGGAATACGGGATGTAAACCTTGCATTGCCGAAATGCCCTTTTTAAATAAGCTTGAGCACGAGATGGATGGAAAGGATATTGTATTTCTTTCCATCTCATGTGATTATAGTATTGATCTATGGAAGAAATCTCTTCAAAAAAGAAATGTGGGCAGCGATCATCATTTAATTATGGATAGTAAAAAAGATACTTTCTTTGATAAAATTGGCAAATCCGGAATTCCGCGTTTTGTGATTTTAGATCAGGAAGGTAAAGTACTTGACAATAATGCTTGCAAGCGTCCATCTAACCCATTGCTTAAAATTTACCTTACAGAACTAATAACCAACCTTAACAAATGA
- a CDS encoding TlpA disulfide reductase family protein: protein MKTLLIYLICLFPVMLMAQDSKPDDRGYKVKVGDQAPSDFKLVLANGTTTTLSKLKGKVVVLQFTASWCEVCREEMPHLEKDVWQAYKDKGLMLIGVDRDEPLKVVQKFAKDMKITYPLALDPGADIFAQFADKKSGVTRNVVIDKHGKIAYLTRLYNEEEFKGMLAAIDKLLKS from the coding sequence ATGAAAACACTATTAATTTACCTGATCTGCTTATTTCCGGTCATGTTAATGGCCCAGGACAGCAAACCTGATGATCGCGGGTATAAAGTAAAAGTGGGTGATCAGGCCCCAAGTGATTTTAAATTGGTTTTAGCCAATGGCACAACAACAACCCTCTCTAAATTAAAAGGCAAGGTAGTCGTATTGCAATTTACGGCCAGCTGGTGCGAAGTATGTCGCGAAGAAATGCCTCATCTGGAAAAAGATGTCTGGCAAGCTTATAAGGATAAAGGTTTAATGCTGATTGGTGTAGATCGTGATGAGCCCTTAAAAGTAGTTCAAAAATTTGCAAAGGACATGAAAATCACCTACCCACTGGCACTCGATCCGGGCGCAGATATTTTTGCTCAATTTGCAGATAAAAAAAGCGGTGTAACCAGAAATGTGGTGATCGATAAGCATGGCAAAATTGCCTACCTGACTCGGTTGTATAATGAAGAAGAATTTAAAGGTATGCTCGCTGCAATTGATAAATTGCTTAAATCATAA
- a CDS encoding helix-turn-helix domain-containing protein → MKFIKIAPHSSLTQLVECYWMMQSDDPTPRIEKIIPDGFTELIFNYGSVYKAKINKEWHVQSPNLLAGQISSYFYLENTGPTGSFAIKLKPAALTQLFNLSMDHYLDKIVDLDTFPNQQLSTLKEKVLPFQNEHHLKSVLDNHFIELSKNVSENPIKDTLNLIFDSNGRSSVREMASVAGVGERQLERLFKKYIGLSPKYYARIIQFNYIFQLIKLKKSSWTEIVFQSGYYDQSHFIRNFKAFTGEDPSSYFFEEKNMANFFLNK, encoded by the coding sequence ATGAAATTCATCAAAATAGCTCCTCATTCTAGTCTAACACAACTCGTTGAATGCTATTGGATGATGCAAAGTGATGATCCTACGCCCAGGATAGAAAAGATTATCCCCGATGGTTTTACAGAGTTGATCTTCAATTATGGGAGTGTTTATAAAGCAAAAATAAATAAGGAATGGCATGTACAAAGTCCGAACTTATTAGCTGGACAAATCAGCAGCTATTTCTACCTGGAAAATACCGGACCTACAGGTTCTTTTGCCATCAAGCTAAAACCGGCAGCATTAACCCAGCTATTTAACTTAAGCATGGATCATTATCTGGATAAAATCGTTGACCTGGATACTTTCCCTAATCAACAGCTCTCAACCTTGAAAGAAAAAGTACTTCCATTCCAAAATGAGCATCACCTTAAATCGGTTTTAGATAATCATTTCATTGAACTAAGCAAAAACGTATCAGAAAACCCGATAAAAGATACGTTAAACCTCATCTTTGACTCAAACGGGAGGTCCTCTGTTAGAGAGATGGCTTCAGTTGCAGGAGTTGGTGAGCGACAGTTGGAGCGCCTGTTTAAAAAATACATCGGGCTTTCGCCCAAATACTATGCCCGGATCATTCAGTTCAATTATATCTTTCAACTGATCAAATTAAAAAAAAGCAGCTGGACGGAGATCGTTTTTCAATCCGGTTATTACGACCAATCGCATTTTATCCGCAACTTCAAAGCTTTTACAGGGGAAGACCCTTCCTCCTATTTTTTTGAAGAGAAAAATATGGCCAATTTTTTCTTAAACAAGTAA
- a CDS encoding peptidylprolyl isomerase produces the protein MKKLFLSLSLILLVALTKAQSTFVRFVTNKGNITIMLYDETPKHRDMFLNGIKTGLYKNAEFNRVIKSFVSQGGELDDTILNREHRHPELGAKRFPAEIKPSLFHKKGALGAGRDDNAAKGSYFTQIYLVAGKKQTDAQLDAVEHKKNRKIPPAQREVYKTIGGTPNLDQDYTVFGEIVAGMDVADAINEVATDKNDMPLQAVVFNPVVLSKAEAAKLKLQLKRKD, from the coding sequence ATGAAAAAACTATTTCTTTCTTTATCTCTGATTCTGCTTGTTGCTTTAACAAAAGCGCAATCTACATTTGTACGTTTTGTAACCAATAAAGGTAACATCACCATTATGCTGTACGATGAAACGCCAAAGCACAGAGACATGTTTTTAAACGGTATTAAAACCGGCTTGTATAAAAATGCCGAATTTAATCGGGTTATAAAATCCTTTGTAAGTCAAGGAGGCGAATTGGACGATACCATTTTGAATAGAGAGCATAGGCACCCTGAGCTTGGCGCCAAGCGATTCCCTGCTGAAATAAAGCCTTCATTATTTCATAAGAAGGGCGCTTTGGGGGCAGGTAGGGATGACAACGCTGCTAAAGGATCGTACTTCACACAGATTTATCTGGTAGCCGGCAAGAAACAGACTGATGCACAGTTGGATGCTGTAGAGCATAAGAAGAACAGAAAGATTCCGCCGGCGCAAAGGGAAGTGTATAAAACAATAGGAGGTACGCCAAATCTGGATCAGGATTATACCGTTTTTGGAGAAATAGTGGCCGGTATGGATGTGGCAGATGCAATTAATGAAGTGGCTACCGATAAAAATGATATGCCACTTCAAGCTGTAGTTTTTAATCCTGTTGTGCTTTCTAAAGCAGAAGCTGCAAAACTTAAGCTGCAATTGAAAAGAAAAGACTAA
- a CDS encoding VOC family protein, with the protein MAKVSIYLNFPGSTEEAFNFYKSVFKTEWSSPIMRMDSIPTQDDMPPLSQKDKNKVMHVALPILAGVEIMGTDTLESMGHHTVIGNNTTISLQPDTREETERLFKLLSDGATEIAPLQDQFWGALWGCCLDKYGIRWMFNFPTK; encoded by the coding sequence ATGGCAAAAGTATCAATTTATCTAAACTTTCCCGGCAGTACCGAAGAAGCCTTCAATTTTTACAAATCAGTTTTTAAAACCGAGTGGAGTTCACCTATAATGAGGATGGATAGTATACCAACTCAAGATGATATGCCGCCACTTTCTCAGAAGGACAAAAACAAAGTTATGCACGTTGCATTACCTATTCTTGCCGGTGTTGAAATTATGGGTACTGACACATTGGAAAGTATGGGACACCATACTGTAATTGGAAACAACACTACAATTAGCCTTCAACCCGACACCAGGGAAGAAACAGAAAGGCTGTTTAAGTTATTATCAGATGGAGCTACAGAGATCGCTCCTTTGCAAGACCAGTTCTGGGGCGCGCTTTGGGGCTGCTGTTTAGATAAGTACGGAATTCGTTGGATGTTTAATTTCCCAACAAAGTAA
- a CDS encoding DUF6265 family protein — MKVKKLALIIPLILLMSTVYGQESNKEKFKKLQWLVGKWIRTNPKAGQSGYETWTKVTDLKLTGEGVTLRGKETIFLENLEFIVKGNDIFYSVMITGEKSPVYFKLTALNANGFTCENPEHDFPKKIAYQRNGKYVKAIISGNGQSMDYNFVAGEQ; from the coding sequence ATGAAAGTCAAAAAACTAGCGCTTATTATTCCACTCATTCTACTAATGTCTACAGTTTATGGACAAGAAAGCAATAAAGAGAAATTTAAAAAATTGCAATGGCTTGTTGGAAAATGGATCAGAACCAATCCAAAAGCAGGACAATCCGGTTATGAAACCTGGACAAAAGTAACAGACTTGAAGCTTACCGGGGAAGGTGTTACACTAAGAGGGAAGGAAACTATTTTTTTAGAGAACCTTGAATTTATCGTAAAAGGGAATGATATTTTCTATTCTGTGATGATTACAGGTGAAAAAAGTCCGGTTTATTTTAAGCTCACGGCGTTAAATGCAAATGGCTTTACTTGTGAAAATCCCGAACATGACTTCCCTAAAAAAATAGCTTACCAGCGAAACGGCAAATATGTTAAAGCCATTATTTCAGGCAATGGACAAAGTATGGATTATAATTTTGTAGCAGGCGAGCAATAA
- a CDS encoding SusD/RagB family nutrient-binding outer membrane lipoprotein: protein MNFYNKISAIALLSLTAFVSCSDDKLAEINTDPNRPGNVPTPTLILSAEKQIMDNVRNLDVSLNGTMLFAQYYSQNIYTDQSRYDIARSTSDRYWADGFKALNNLNEIIKLNTNPATKAIATAGTAGTNANQIAICRVLKAFTFHSLSDAFGDIPYQSYANADPSFQALQQNPDNYTPKYATQEKIYTDILNELKQAADTLWKYPTANTFGISDVIYKGNNENWARFANSLRLRLATRIRAKLPTLSQQHFVEALAQGVFTSNAQTAAFKYSISAPNEAPLYRATVTANRQDFAVSHILINSLKGALGPFNTLDPRLPIYARPNKNNEYVGQPYGLPLEAAGINKPADISLPGTLVNAADFSEVLQEYAEVAFLISEYQNWSDSEYKKGVVASLTRWGVAEATAQTYANNLPAATKERVLTQKYFALYTQGLESWTEIRRTGFPNFLVKPNDVVWTRVTPTETFNYVFKPVFGNGIPKRIYYPVKEQSVNKTNYQQALAAQGDDVITTPLWWNK, encoded by the coding sequence ATGAACTTTTATAACAAAATATCAGCCATTGCCTTATTGTCCCTTACTGCATTTGTTTCATGCAGTGATGATAAACTGGCAGAAATCAATACAGATCCGAACAGACCGGGCAATGTGCCTACGCCTACCCTTATTTTGTCTGCGGAGAAACAAATTATGGACAATGTGAGAAATCTGGATGTTTCATTGAACGGCACCATGCTATTTGCACAGTATTACAGTCAGAATATTTATACGGATCAAAGTCGTTATGATATTGCACGTAGCACCTCAGATCGCTACTGGGCAGATGGATTTAAAGCTTTGAACAACTTAAATGAGATCATTAAGCTAAACACTAATCCTGCCACTAAAGCCATTGCTACCGCCGGTACTGCAGGTACAAATGCCAACCAGATTGCGATCTGCCGTGTGTTAAAGGCTTTTACTTTTCATTCCCTGAGTGATGCATTTGGTGATATTCCATACCAATCGTACGCTAACGCAGATCCATCATTTCAAGCATTGCAACAAAATCCTGATAACTATACTCCAAAGTATGCCACACAGGAAAAAATTTATACGGACATCCTAAATGAACTAAAACAGGCGGCTGATACTTTATGGAAATATCCAACTGCCAATACTTTTGGTATTTCAGATGTGATATACAAAGGCAATAATGAAAACTGGGCGAGATTTGCCAATTCACTACGCCTGCGTCTGGCCACCAGAATCCGGGCTAAATTACCTACGCTTTCACAACAACATTTTGTCGAAGCACTGGCTCAAGGGGTATTTACATCCAATGCTCAGACTGCGGCTTTTAAATACAGTATATCGGCGCCAAATGAGGCTCCTCTTTACAGAGCAACAGTTACCGCTAACCGCCAGGACTTTGCGGTATCACACATTCTTATCAATTCCTTAAAAGGAGCATTAGGACCTTTTAACACTTTAGATCCCCGTTTACCGATCTACGCAAGGCCTAATAAAAACAATGAGTATGTTGGTCAACCTTATGGTTTACCATTGGAAGCTGCCGGGATTAATAAGCCTGCCGACATCAGCCTACCGGGTACATTGGTGAATGCTGCAGATTTTAGCGAAGTACTTCAGGAATATGCAGAGGTTGCATTTTTAATTTCTGAATACCAAAACTGGAGCGATAGCGAATACAAAAAAGGAGTTGTAGCCTCCCTAACCCGTTGGGGTGTTGCAGAGGCAACAGCACAGACCTATGCAAACAATCTACCTGCAGCAACTAAAGAAAGAGTCCTAACACAAAAGTACTTTGCACTTTATACCCAGGGACTAGAATCCTGGACGGAAATTCGCCGTACTGGATTCCCTAACTTTTTGGTTAAACCAAATGATGTAGTATGGACAAGGGTTACGCCTACAGAAACATTTAATTATGTCTTCAAACCAGTTTTCGGAAATGGCATACCTAAGCGTATCTATTATCCTGTAAAAGAACAAAGTGTAAACAAAACCAATTATCAACAGGCACTTGCTGCTCAGGGAGATGATGTAATTACAACTCCGCTTTGGTGGAATAAATAA
- a CDS encoding DUF6263 family protein — MKKTLWLFLAAVSLLTCKSESGRILIKLTKGQKYTQHMITRTSTTQTIMGKEMISSSISDMVNKYEVVNVSDSIYTFKVTYESMSTKVIKDGDSSIVAKSLMWSILNALKGKSYEVKISNAGRVIATIGTDSIFSDLIRDLPGFPATFRTAMAKQLVDSYGDKAIKQKVELGMNVYPQKSVKEGDSWTVARLGGDNVMAPQIDAVYKLDKITGSEYLISGKSKLRVGSSNSSQLSSVPIRYDLSGTMNSTNKIDKQTGLITEAKIDQDITGTLKIKEGTPALGGTTIPMHVKSEIVITNSLNK; from the coding sequence ATGAAAAAAACCTTATGGCTTTTCCTTGCAGCTGTCAGTCTGTTAACTTGTAAATCTGAATCTGGTAGAATATTGATCAAATTGACCAAGGGCCAGAAATATACACAACATATGATCACCAGAACTTCCACTACCCAAACCATTATGGGTAAGGAAATGATAAGTTCGAGTATTTCCGATATGGTAAACAAATACGAGGTTGTCAATGTGAGCGATAGTATTTATACGTTTAAGGTAACGTATGAGTCTATGTCGACGAAGGTGATAAAAGACGGAGATTCCAGTATTGTTGCTAAAAGTTTAATGTGGTCGATACTCAATGCCTTAAAAGGTAAATCATATGAGGTGAAGATTTCAAATGCCGGCCGCGTCATAGCAACCATTGGGACTGATTCTATATTCTCCGATTTAATTAGGGATCTGCCGGGTTTCCCTGCAACTTTTAGGACAGCAATGGCTAAACAGCTAGTTGATTCCTATGGTGATAAAGCCATCAAACAGAAGGTTGAGCTAGGGATGAATGTGTATCCTCAAAAATCTGTAAAGGAGGGGGATAGCTGGACTGTTGCACGCTTAGGCGGAGATAATGTGATGGCGCCGCAAATTGATGCAGTTTACAAATTGGATAAAATCACAGGATCGGAGTACCTGATCAGTGGAAAGTCTAAACTTAGGGTAGGAAGTAGCAATAGTAGCCAACTTAGCAGTGTACCAATACGATATGATCTATCCGGAACGATGAATTCTACTAATAAAATAGATAAACAAACAGGTCTGATAACCGAAGCAAAAATTGATCAGGACATCACCGGTACTTTAAAAATAAAAGAGGGGACACCAGCTCTTGGCGGGACGACGATACCCATGCATGTCAAAAGTGAGATTGTGATTACGAATAGTTTAAACAAATAA
- a CDS encoding NAD(P)-dependent oxidoreductase, which yields MNKLKIGWAGLGNMGTPMALNILKAGYELMVFNRSKAKEEELIAAGAESAKSLQELASHCDVVFTMLADDLAVKSVYNEADGLLSGSKPGTLLIDMSTVAPETSRYLSALCKNKQVSFLEAPVSGSVQPARDGKLIILVGGDTQDFERAKPILDVLGKLTLYLGTAGAGSSAKLAINYLLGVNIQALAETVLFAEQNGISKENMLTIINEGACGNGIIKLKTPSVLTDSFPPAFALKYIVKDLRLAKGAGLNSPLSVPLLNTFEAAAAGGLGEEDLMAVIKYLRK from the coding sequence ATGAACAAATTGAAGATAGGCTGGGCCGGGTTGGGCAATATGGGTACTCCAATGGCTTTAAATATACTTAAAGCCGGATACGAACTGATGGTTTTTAACCGTAGTAAGGCCAAAGAAGAGGAATTGATTGCAGCAGGGGCGGAGTCAGCAAAAAGCCTTCAGGAGCTGGCATCGCATTGCGATGTAGTCTTTACAATGCTTGCAGATGATCTAGCGGTGAAATCTGTTTACAATGAAGCTGATGGCTTGCTTTCCGGATCAAAACCAGGAACACTGCTGATAGACATGAGTACGGTTGCTCCGGAAACCTCTCGCTATCTTTCTGCACTTTGCAAAAACAAGCAAGTGTCGTTTTTGGAAGCGCCTGTTTCGGGTAGCGTACAGCCTGCCAGGGATGGTAAACTGATCATTCTGGTGGGGGGTGATACACAAGATTTTGAAAGAGCTAAACCGATTTTAGATGTACTTGGGAAACTTACTTTGTATCTAGGGACTGCAGGAGCAGGAAGCTCAGCTAAGCTGGCTATCAATTACTTGTTAGGGGTCAATATTCAGGCATTAGCTGAAACTGTTCTTTTTGCCGAACAAAATGGCATAAGCAAAGAAAATATGTTAACCATTATCAATGAGGGAGCTTGTGGAAATGGAATTATTAAATTGAAAACTCCTTCTGTATTAACAGATAGTTTTCCTCCGGCATTTGCTTTAAAATACATAGTTAAAGATTTAAGGCTGGCAAAAGGAGCAGGGTTAAATTCACCACTTTCCGTCCCATTATTAAATACATTTGAAGCTGCGGCTGCAGGTGGTCTCGGAGAAGAAGATTTGATGGCGGTAATTAAATATTTAAGGAAGTAG
- a CDS encoding TlpA disulfide reductase family protein: MKRSAAFLAIILGSIFTTQAQFTEITGLSKKSKVSKVKLFKVEHGRVEEIAERIPGTSGSFNFKFQPVYKGYYLVGFGDANQGLQDKFKLYVKGNDKINLILTDSTYVLTGKNNKENQVLEQWYKFNYKLERKTVYFNRGRRGFTDFFPLLDQVTSKAQDWLIGKETGNANFDQLMKSTVNYDPAYYALTLLLVPTASKPSEEDYTNYVKNFDANQFLQNDELLKFPYGVNMLDNLVAFKNKGLGSDFDRNVMSIAGDKLKGEYALKYAGLAKSYIKYKDIVDKYGKYFISDDQKMRAEGIAKKMDVYKPGAKAIDFTYPDVSGKQVSLSDFKGKVVLVDVWATWCGPCVKEIPYLKALEKEFHGKDVVFMSVSVDEEKDKDKWKKYVAEEQLVGVQLMASGWSKIAKDYKINGIPRFMVFDKNGNIVDIDSARPSDPKLKALLNEYLNKAY, encoded by the coding sequence ATGAAACGATCAGCTGCATTTTTAGCAATTATATTAGGCTCTATCTTTACAACGCAAGCACAATTCACGGAAATTACAGGGCTGTCTAAAAAGTCGAAGGTCAGCAAAGTCAAGCTTTTTAAAGTTGAGCATGGCCGTGTTGAGGAAATAGCCGAAAGAATACCAGGAACCAGCGGCAGTTTTAACTTTAAGTTTCAACCTGTGTATAAAGGATACTACCTTGTTGGCTTTGGAGATGCAAATCAAGGCCTTCAAGATAAATTCAAGCTTTATGTTAAAGGCAATGATAAGATTAATCTTATCCTAACCGACTCTACTTACGTCCTTACTGGAAAAAACAATAAAGAAAATCAAGTATTGGAGCAGTGGTATAAATTCAACTATAAACTGGAACGGAAAACCGTTTATTTTAATCGTGGACGCAGAGGCTTTACGGACTTTTTTCCACTTTTAGATCAAGTCACTAGCAAGGCTCAAGACTGGTTGATTGGTAAAGAAACAGGAAATGCAAACTTTGATCAATTGATGAAAAGTACGGTTAATTATGACCCTGCTTATTATGCTTTAACACTATTATTGGTTCCTACGGCCTCTAAACCTAGTGAAGAGGATTATACCAATTATGTTAAGAATTTTGATGCCAATCAGTTTCTTCAAAATGATGAATTGTTGAAGTTTCCATATGGAGTAAACATGCTCGATAACCTAGTTGCATTTAAGAATAAAGGATTAGGCTCTGATTTTGATAGAAATGTGATGTCTATTGCTGGTGACAAACTAAAAGGCGAGTATGCATTGAAGTATGCCGGTCTTGCAAAATCGTACATTAAATACAAGGATATTGTAGACAAATACGGTAAGTATTTCATTTCAGATGATCAAAAAATGCGTGCTGAAGGAATCGCTAAAAAGATGGATGTCTATAAACCTGGAGCTAAAGCTATCGATTTTACTTACCCTGATGTTTCTGGCAAGCAAGTTTCTTTAAGTGATTTTAAAGGGAAAGTTGTATTGGTAGATGTATGGGCAACTTGGTGCGGTCCTTGTGTAAAGGAAATTCCTTACCTGAAAGCATTGGAAAAGGAGTTTCATGGCAAAGATGTCGTATTTATGAGTGTTTCTGTTGATGAAGAGAAGGATAAGGACAAATGGAAAAAGTATGTTGCCGAAGAACAATTGGTTGGTGTACAGCTGATGGCTAGTGGATGGTCAAAAATTGCAAAAGATTATAAAATTAATGGTATCCCTAGATTTATGGTGTTTGATAAAAATGGAAACATCGTGGATATAGATTCAGCTCGTCCAAGTGATCCAAAGTTGAAAGCGCTGTTAAACGAATACCTGAATAAAGCTTATTAA